AGCCGATTTTGGCGGTCAAGGGTGGACGGGTCGAGTCTTCGGGGCGCGAACGCGGTCAGAAAAAAGCCACCGCCAACTTGGTAGGTCAGGCCCGTGACTACATCGCCAAATTTGGTCCTTCGCGCTTTGCCTTCATGATGACGCCGGGCGGCGACGCCAACGTAGCGGAGCTGCGCTCGGGACTGGCCGGAGCGGACTACGAAGATGTCGGCACCTTCGATTTCGGCGCGGTGGTCGGCACCCACCTCGGGCCGGGCAGCTACGGCATCGTGATGGAACCCCTCAACCCTTAAGCCGGGTAGAAAGCACCTATGGCGCTCAAATTGGGCCGTTTTCTGCTGTTGGCGGGCGCACTCGGGGGCGGTTACGCGGCGGTGCGCTGGAATGGAGCCCAGTCTGCTGCGCCTGCGCCCCTCGCGGTGAAGTTCATTCCAGCGCCGCTTCCCACCGCGCTGGAGCCTCCGCCCGTTTCTGAGGTCTCACCTCCCCAAACGCCCGCTGACGGCTGCGTTTCGCCGCTGCCCAGCTTGCCCGCGCCCAAGCCGCCCGCTGGACTGAACGGGCAACTGGGGCTGTATGCGGCGGTGATCGACCCCCAGACTTTGCAGCCGCTCAGGGCCGTCTCTTATTCGCCCAACGCCGAATTTCCGCTGGCGAGTACCTACAAGCAGGCGGTGTTGTGGGCGCTGCTGCGGCAAGTCGATGCCGGAACGTTTGACCTGAATCAGAAGTTCAGCGTCAATAGGCAAACCCAGAGTCTCGGCGCGTATCCCTACGACGGCAGCACCGCCAGGGCGCTGGCCGAGCGGATGATTCAGTTTTCCGACAACACCGCCACCGATCTGCTTCACCGCAAAGTGGGTCTGCAAAACGTGCAGAACGTGGCCGACGACTTGAGGTTGTGCCGCACCCGCCTCATTTTGCCCACCAAGGACTGGTGGACGGCGCAGGCGGGGTTGTCGCCCACCTTTGCCGGAACCAAGTCGTGGGCCAAGGCAACCGGCGAAAAGCGGGCGCAACTGGCGGAGCGGATAGACCAAGACGCCCAAAAACAGCGCCCCGATTATTTGCAGCGCAAATTAGACGAGTATTTTGACCAGCGCTACGACGCTGCCGATGATCTGAGCGTGCACAACTTTAGCACCCCTTACGAACTCTCAACGCTGGTGGCCAATGAGTTCTTGCGCTCTGGCCTCAGTCCGAAGTCTCAGGAGATTCAGCGCAAGTTGATGGCGCTGGGCTGCTGCAAGTCGGGCTTGCTGCCGATTCCGGTAGACACTTGGGGCGGAAAAGGTGGCAACGGCTGGAAAATCCTGACCTTCAGCGGTTATTTCAAAACCAAGGGCGGTGAGCATGTGGTCTACGCTTTCATGCTGCACGGCTCGGAGCAGACCTACACCATGCCGCTGACCCGCAGCGCCTTCAAGTGGATTCGCTCGGCGCTGGGCGAAATTCTGGTGGCAGGCGACGGGGGCAAGACGCTGGACGCGCCTGCCCCCCCGCCAAATCCGTAGGTTACTTCTTACCCCTAAACTACTTCTTAAAGGCCACGCCTTCGCGCCCAAACAAGCGAGTCGCCAGCAAGGTCAGCGCTCCCGCCGCCAGTACGTTACCGCCCAAGCTGAGCAGCAGGTGGGGGCCGCTGAGAGCGCCCTTGACCGTGTCTAGGATGACCAACATGCTGCCGATCAGCGGCGCGGCGTAAAGGCCCGCTCCGGTTTTGAGAAAGTCGGCGTACTGAAGCATCACGGCGGGCAAGATAATCAAGATGGTCAGCGGCGCGATGTAGGTCTGGGCTTCTTTAACCGAGCGGGCAAACAGCGACAGCGTCAGCAGCGCGGCGCTGAGCAGCAGGGCCACCGAGGCGGCGGCCAGCAGCACCGCGCCGAACCCGGCGGGGCCGAGCGCCAGCGAGCCGCCGAAAGCCTGCTGAATGGCGCTTTGCGAAGCGCTTTGCCCGGCGGGCGTGAGCAGCAGCGCCAGCGGAGCGCTGAGCGATAAACCGATCACGCTGAAGGCGGCGGCCAGCAGCCCGGTCAGGGTGGTGGCCACCAGCTTGCCCATCAGCACCGTGCTGCGCGGCGCGGGCGTGGCCAGCAGCGCTTCCAGGGTGCCGCGCTCGCGCTCTCCGGCGGTGGAGTCGGTGGCGGCGGCGGTGGCTCCGGCCAAGATGAACTGCAACATAAAAAACGGAATGATAAAGGCCAGTTGCCCGCTGCTGGCTTCCACCGCGTTGCTGGCGTTCACGGTGCTGAGCGCAATCGGCGTCAGCAGCGCCGGACTGAGCTTGAGTTCAGCCAGCTTTTTGCTCACCAGGTCTTTGTTGTAGGTCTGAACCACCGACCGGACTTTGCTGGCCGCGCCGCTCTCGGCTTTGAGGTTGCCGACTTTGTAAAAGAGTTGCAGGGTGCCGCTCTTGCCCGCCTCGCTGGGCAGAGGGGTGGTGGCCCTCAGCGCCGCGTCCACATCTCCCTTTTGCACGGCGGCGGTGGGGTCGGTCACGCTGACGAGCCGCACGCCTTTTTCAGTTTTGCTGTCGAGGGTCAGTTGGTTTCTCAGGGCGTCCGGCAACTTGCCCACCACCCCCACCGTTTGCCGCGTCTGGGCTTGGCCGCCCAGCAAGGTGCTGAGCAGCAGCGGCAGGCCCACCGTGAACAGCGGAATCAGCAGCAGCGGAATCAGGATGCTGCTGGTCAGGGTGCGCCTGTCTCTCAGGGTGGTGAGCAGTTCCTGCTTGGCGACTGTCCAGACGCTAGCCACGGAGCACCGCCTTACCGCGCTGGTTTTGTTTTTGTTCAGACAAGAGCTTGAAAAAAGCCCGTTCCAGATTGCTCTCGCCCGAATCCGCGACCAGCTCCGGTACTGTGCCGACTTTCAGCACTTCGCCGCCCGCGATGACGGCCACGCGGTCACACAGTTCCTCGACCTCGCTCATGACGTGGGTCGAGTAGACGATCAAGCGCTCACGGGTTTTGAGGGCCAGTACCAAGTCGAGCAGGATGCGGCGGGCCAGCACGTCCAGGCCGCTGGCAGCTTCGTCTAGCAGCAGCACAGGTGGGTCATGAATCAGGGCGCGGGCCACCACGA
The DNA window shown above is from Deinococcus detaillensis and carries:
- a CDS encoding ABC transporter permease, encoding MASVWTVAKQELLTTLRDRRTLTSSILIPLLLIPLFTVGLPLLLSTLLGGQAQTRQTVGVVGKLPDALRNQLTLDSKTEKGVRLVSVTDPTAAVQKGDVDAALRATTPLPSEAGKSGTLQLFYKVGNLKAESGAASKVRSVVQTYNKDLVSKKLAELKLSPALLTPIALSTVNASNAVEASSGQLAFIIPFFMLQFILAGATAAATDSTAGERERGTLEALLATPAPRSTVLMGKLVATTLTGLLAAAFSVIGLSLSAPLALLLTPAGQSASQSAIQQAFGGSLALGPAGFGAVLLAAASVALLLSAALLTLSLFARSVKEAQTYIAPLTILIILPAVMLQYADFLKTGAGLYAAPLIGSMLVILDTVKGALSGPHLLLSLGGNVLAAGALTLLATRLFGREGVAFKK
- a CDS encoding serine hydrolase, which translates into the protein MALKLGRFLLLAGALGGGYAAVRWNGAQSAAPAPLAVKFIPAPLPTALEPPPVSEVSPPQTPADGCVSPLPSLPAPKPPAGLNGQLGLYAAVIDPQTLQPLRAVSYSPNAEFPLASTYKQAVLWALLRQVDAGTFDLNQKFSVNRQTQSLGAYPYDGSTARALAERMIQFSDNTATDLLHRKVGLQNVQNVADDLRLCRTRLILPTKDWWTAQAGLSPTFAGTKSWAKATGEKRAQLAERIDQDAQKQRPDYLQRKLDEYFDQRYDAADDLSVHNFSTPYELSTLVANEFLRSGLSPKSQEIQRKLMALGCCKSGLLPIPVDTWGGKGGNGWKILTFSGYFKTKGGEHVVYAFMLHGSEQTYTMPLTRSAFKWIRSALGEILVAGDGGKTLDAPAPPPNP